Proteins encoded in a region of the Panicum hallii strain FIL2 chromosome 3, PHallii_v3.1, whole genome shotgun sequence genome:
- the LOC112886874 gene encoding peroxidase 5-like has product MARRSLSLASALAVLLSGTAVCACLDVGFYDRTCPSAEAVVQQTVAAAFRNNSGVAPALIRLHFHDCFVRGCDGSVLIDSTPNSRAEKDAGPNNPSLRFFDVVDSAKAAVEARCPGVVSCADILAFAARDGVALAGGLGYQVPAGRRDGRVSLEADALNDLPPPFFNATELVDSFTSKNLTLEDMVVLSGAHSIGVSHCIHFFDRLYNFTNTTDGIDPALSKAYAFLLQRICPRNTSQFFPTTTTFMDLITPTKLDNKYYAGLINNLGLFRSDAALLTNATMKALVDSFIRSEATWKSKFARSMVKMGQISVLSGTQGEIRRNCRVINPVNAADVLAGSGSSGLSGVATS; this is encoded by the exons ATGGCGAGGCGCTCCTTAAGCTTGGCTTCGGCCCTCGCGGTGCTCCTGTCGGGCACCGCCGTGTGCGCCTGCCTCGACGTCGGCTTCTACGACAGGACGTGCCCCTCCGCCGAGGCCGTCGTGCAGCAgaccgtcgccgccgccttcaGGAACAACTCCGGCGTCGCTCCGGCCCTCATCCGCCTGCACTTCCATGACTGCTTCGTCAGG GGCTGCGATGGCTCGGTCCTGATCGACTCGACGCCCAACAGCAGGGCGGAGAAGGACGCGGGGCCCAACAACCCGAGCCTCCGGTTCTTCGACGTGGTCGACAGCGCCAAGGCGGCCGTCGAGGCCCGGTGCCCCGGGGTGGTCTCCTGCGCCGACATCCTCGCCTTCGCGGCGCGGGACGGCGTCGCGCTCGCCGGCGGCCTCGGCTACCAGGTGCCGGCCGGACGCCGCGACGGCCGGGTCTCCCTCGAGGCGGATGCGCTCAACGACCTGCCGCCGCCGTTCTTCAACGCCACCGAGCTGGTTGACAGCTTCACGTCCAAGAACCTCACCCTCGAGGACATGGTCGTCCTCTCCGGCGCTCACTCCATCGGCGTCTCGCACTGCATCCACTTCTTCGACCGGCTCTACAACTTCACCAACACAACCGACGGA ATCGATCCGGCTTTGAGCAAGGCCTACGCATTTCTGCTCCAGCGCATCTGCCCGAGGAACACCAGCCAGTTCTTCCCGACGACGACGACATTCATGGACCTCATCACGCCGACCAAGCTCGACAACAAGTACTACGCCGGCCTGATCAACAACCTGGGCCTCTTCCGATCGGACGCGGCTCTGCTGACCAACGCGACGATGAAGGCGCTCGTCGACTCCTTCATCCGCAGCGAGGCCACGTGGAAGAGCAAGTTCGCCAGGTCCATGGTCAAGATGGGGCAGATCAGCGTGCTGTCCGGGACGCAGGGCGAGATCAGGCGCAACTGCAGGGTCATCAACCCTGTCAATGCGGCCGATGTTCTCGCCGGGTCAGGTTCTTCAGGGTTAAGTGGAGTGGCGACAAGCTAA